In one Corallococcus sp. EGB genomic region, the following are encoded:
- a CDS encoding cysteine desulfurase family protein has translation MIYWDHNAAAPVRAEVGALLARAFTQGGFGNASSVHGGGREARARLDAARAKVARVLGCEPKEITFTASGSEADALALVGAYAARPVKERRRVVSTTVEHPSALGALTQLEKDGAQVVRLSPASDGRVPLEAVLEALTPDTALCSLMWANNETGVLQPVAEAARACRQRGILFHTDAVQAAGKVPLTLREADADLLSLSAHKFGGPQGVGVLVVRKGVDVRALTPGHQEGGRRGGTQNVPYAEALALALELAAGDQAATAARVAALRDAFEHQVLQRLPGVTVNGGSAPRVPNTSNLRFEGVEGEALLMALDLEDIRVSSGAACASGTLSPSHVLRAMGLSPAEARGSLRFSLGPSTTHAEVERVVEALCTHVPLVRALG, from the coding sequence GTGATCTACTGGGACCACAACGCCGCCGCGCCGGTGCGCGCGGAGGTGGGCGCGCTGCTCGCCCGGGCCTTCACGCAAGGAGGCTTCGGCAACGCGTCCAGCGTGCACGGCGGGGGGCGAGAGGCCCGCGCCCGGCTGGACGCGGCGCGAGCGAAGGTGGCGCGCGTCCTGGGCTGCGAGCCGAAGGAGATCACCTTCACGGCGTCAGGCAGTGAGGCGGATGCGCTCGCGCTCGTTGGCGCCTACGCGGCCCGCCCGGTGAAGGAGCGCCGCCGCGTGGTGTCCACCACGGTGGAGCATCCGTCGGCGCTCGGAGCGCTCACGCAGTTGGAGAAGGACGGCGCGCAGGTGGTGCGGCTGTCCCCTGCTTCCGACGGCCGCGTGCCGCTGGAGGCCGTCCTGGAGGCGCTCACGCCGGACACCGCGCTGTGTTCGCTGATGTGGGCCAACAACGAGACGGGCGTGCTCCAGCCGGTGGCCGAGGCCGCGCGCGCGTGCCGTCAGCGCGGCATCCTCTTCCACACGGACGCCGTGCAGGCCGCGGGCAAGGTGCCGCTCACCTTGCGCGAAGCGGACGCGGACCTCCTCTCCCTCTCCGCGCACAAGTTCGGCGGTCCCCAGGGCGTGGGCGTGCTCGTGGTGCGCAAGGGCGTGGACGTGCGGGCGCTCACCCCAGGGCACCAGGAGGGGGGCCGGCGAGGAGGCACGCAGAACGTGCCCTACGCGGAGGCCCTGGCCCTGGCCCTGGAGCTGGCCGCCGGGGACCAGGCCGCCACCGCCGCGCGGGTCGCCGCCCTGCGGGACGCCTTCGAACACCAGGTCCTCCAGCGGCTGCCCGGAGTGACGGTGAACGGGGGCTCCGCGCCTCGCGTGCCCAACACCAGCAACCTGCGCTTCGAGGGCGTGGAGGGTGAAGCACTGCTGATGGCGCTGGACCTGGAGGACATCCGCGTCTCGTCGGGAGCGGCCTGTGCATCCGGCACGCTGTCCCCGTCCCACGTGCTGCGCGCCATGGGCCTGTCCCCGGCCGAAGCGCGTGGGAGCCTGCGCTTCAGCCTGGGCCCGTCCACCACGCACGCCGAGGTGGAACGCGTCGTGGAAGCGCTCTGCACCCACGTCCCCCTCGTGCGCGCGCTGGGCTGA
- a CDS encoding serine/threonine-protein kinase gives MAEVYRARVRSGPYEGWTVALKRLLPALTRDPASVDLFRREAQLSRQLDHPNIVKVLDAGMLDDVSFLVMDLVDGRDLGHILRRCKARGIPLPVDFAVYLAKVLLEALAYAHTATGPEGKPLGIVHCDVSPSNLFISRVGEIKLGDFGVSRVLVDGKLQGGEVLGKPYYLSPESLQGAVTPEADLWAASVVLYELLTLGRPFVGTTPEEVFAGILSRKYRPLRAVRPDVPHALDDVLARAFAENPEDRFPSAEEYAKALAPHFDERVGTPLAIAAVVRGLFGTTDEMPVYRSSPSSSSSEDNG, from the coding sequence ATGGCCGAGGTGTACCGTGCCCGCGTGCGCTCCGGTCCGTACGAGGGCTGGACGGTGGCGCTCAAGCGGCTGTTGCCCGCGCTCACCCGCGATCCGGCGTCAGTGGACCTCTTCCGCCGCGAGGCGCAGCTGTCGCGCCAGCTGGACCACCCGAACATCGTGAAGGTGTTGGACGCCGGGATGCTGGACGACGTGTCCTTCCTGGTGATGGACCTGGTGGACGGGCGTGACCTGGGCCACATCCTGCGCCGGTGCAAGGCGCGCGGGATCCCGCTCCCCGTCGACTTCGCGGTGTACCTGGCGAAGGTGTTGCTGGAGGCGCTCGCGTACGCGCACACGGCCACCGGGCCTGAAGGCAAGCCGCTGGGCATCGTCCACTGCGACGTGTCCCCGTCCAACCTGTTCATCTCCCGCGTAGGAGAGATCAAGCTGGGCGACTTCGGCGTGTCTCGCGTGCTGGTGGACGGCAAGCTCCAGGGCGGCGAGGTGCTGGGCAAGCCGTACTACCTGTCCCCGGAGTCGCTGCAGGGCGCCGTCACGCCGGAGGCGGACCTGTGGGCCGCGAGCGTGGTGCTCTACGAGCTGCTCACGCTGGGCCGGCCCTTCGTGGGCACGACGCCGGAGGAGGTCTTCGCCGGCATCCTGTCGCGCAAGTACCGGCCCCTGCGCGCCGTGCGTCCTGACGTCCCCCACGCCCTGGATGATGTGCTGGCGCGCGCGTTCGCGGAGAACCCCGAGGACCGCTTCCCGTCCGCGGAGGAGTACGCGAAGGCCCTGGCGCCGCACTTCGACGAGCGCGTGGGGACACCGCTGGCCATCGCGGCGGTGGTGCGTGGCCTGTTCGGCACCACGGATGAGATGCCCGTGTACCGGAGCTCGCCGTCCAGCAGCTCCTCGGAAGACAACGGGTAG
- a CDS encoding 5-formyltetrahydrofolate cyclo-ligase, whose translation MSETAVDTAAAAEKKVTLREELTARRKAMTNDLIDERGLKVQSRFLASPYYQNARTVALYAPIRGEVPTRDILIAALQDEKIVCYPLSHVHGRILAFRAIKSESELEPGRLGVREPTNSSDLIPVDQIDLFVVPGLGFSPDGKRLGRGGGYYDATLKAASPRSRRVGLAFDDQIVQALPTTSDDVDMDQVVTQSQTLRGLCRSWDFLDT comes from the coding sequence GTGAGCGAGACGGCGGTGGATACGGCGGCGGCGGCGGAGAAGAAGGTAACGCTTCGTGAGGAACTGACGGCGCGCCGCAAGGCGATGACCAACGACCTCATTGATGAGCGGGGCCTGAAGGTCCAGTCTCGATTCCTGGCGTCGCCCTACTATCAGAACGCGCGCACGGTGGCCCTCTACGCCCCCATCCGGGGCGAGGTGCCCACCCGGGACATCCTCATCGCGGCGCTGCAGGACGAAAAGATCGTCTGCTACCCGCTGTCCCACGTGCACGGGCGCATCCTGGCCTTCCGGGCCATCAAGTCGGAGAGCGAGTTGGAGCCGGGGCGCCTGGGCGTCCGCGAGCCCACGAACTCCTCGGACCTGATTCCGGTGGACCAGATCGACCTCTTCGTCGTCCCCGGGCTGGGCTTCAGCCCGGACGGCAAGCGGCTGGGGCGCGGCGGCGGCTACTACGACGCCACCCTCAAGGCGGCCAGCCCGCGCAGCCGCCGGGTGGGGCTCGCCTTCGACGATCAGATCGTCCAGGCGCTGCCCACCACGAGCGACGACGTGGACATGGACCAGGTCGTCACCCAGAGCCAGACGCTGCGCGGTCTCTGCCGCAGCTGGGATTTCCTGGACACCTGA
- the tyrS gene encoding tyrosine--tRNA ligase gives MNPDALRKATPEEQFEEVTRGTVDLHVPEDLKKKLQRSYDQGKPLVIKAGFDPSRPDLHLGHTLLLTRMRRFQEFGHTVVFLIGDFTALIGDPSGKNAARPPLTREQVKVNSETYKQQVFKVLDPDKTVVKFNSEWLDALGTEGMIRLAARYSVQRMLERDDFKKRYRDNLSIAIHEFLYPLLQGYDSVALKADVELGATDQLFNLLVGRQLMKEEGMEPQVIMTGPILEGLDAKLVDGVISGAKMSKSLDNYVGIDEPADTIFGKLMSITDDLMWRYYKLLSSMPLKQVLELEEKTKSGQAHPKAAKVAFAREMAARFQGEEAGRKAAEDFEKRFAKKELSAEDLPLVEVSLAGAEKLFVTKLLPETKLVASATEARKLMTQGGVRVNGEKVTDPKAELGAGEYTVQVGKLKAARVKLA, from the coding sequence ATGAACCCGGACGCACTGCGCAAGGCGACCCCCGAAGAACAGTTCGAAGAAGTCACCCGAGGCACCGTGGACCTGCACGTGCCGGAGGACCTCAAGAAGAAGCTCCAGCGCTCGTATGACCAGGGCAAGCCGCTGGTCATCAAGGCGGGCTTCGACCCCAGCCGTCCCGACCTGCACCTGGGCCACACGCTGCTGCTCACGCGCATGCGGCGCTTCCAGGAGTTCGGCCACACGGTGGTGTTCCTCATCGGTGACTTCACCGCGCTCATCGGGGACCCGTCCGGGAAGAACGCGGCCCGTCCTCCGCTCACCCGCGAGCAGGTGAAGGTCAACTCGGAGACCTACAAGCAGCAGGTCTTCAAGGTCCTGGACCCGGACAAGACGGTGGTGAAGTTCAACTCGGAGTGGCTCGACGCGCTGGGCACCGAGGGGATGATCCGCCTGGCGGCGCGCTACTCCGTGCAGCGCATGCTGGAGCGCGACGACTTCAAGAAGCGCTACCGGGACAACCTCTCCATCGCCATCCACGAGTTCCTCTACCCGCTCTTGCAGGGCTACGACTCCGTGGCGCTGAAGGCGGACGTGGAGCTGGGCGCGACGGATCAGCTCTTCAACCTGCTGGTGGGCCGGCAGCTGATGAAGGAAGAGGGCATGGAGCCGCAGGTCATCATGACCGGCCCCATCCTGGAGGGCCTGGACGCGAAGCTGGTGGACGGCGTCATCAGCGGCGCGAAGATGTCCAAGAGCCTGGACAACTACGTGGGCATCGACGAGCCGGCGGACACCATCTTCGGCAAGTTGATGAGCATCACGGACGACCTGATGTGGCGGTACTACAAGCTCTTGTCGTCCATGCCGCTCAAGCAGGTGCTGGAGCTGGAGGAGAAGACGAAGTCCGGCCAGGCCCACCCCAAGGCCGCGAAGGTCGCCTTCGCGCGGGAGATGGCCGCGCGCTTCCAGGGTGAGGAGGCCGGCCGCAAGGCGGCGGAGGACTTCGAGAAGCGCTTCGCCAAGAAGGAGCTGTCCGCGGAGGACCTGCCGCTCGTGGAGGTGTCGCTCGCGGGGGCGGAGAAGCTCTTCGTCACGAAGCTGCTGCCGGAGACGAAGCTCGTCGCGTCCGCCACGGAGGCGCGCAAGCTGATGACCCAGGGCGGCGTCCGGGTGAACGGCGAGAAGGTCACCGACCCCAAGGCGGAGCTGGGGGCCGGCGAGTACACCGTGCAGGTGGGCAAGCTGAAGGCGGCGCGGGTGAAGCTGGCCTGA
- a CDS encoding SDR family oxidoreductase, with amino-acid sequence MNFRGRWVLITGASSGLGLEMARLLAKEHGAHIIAVARREDRLTALKTELESAHGVQVLPLSADLTKPGDAARVFETATSGRSVDGVILNAGITYFGHALDQPPESFDAMLATNITSVVRMSQLFGAHFAKREGGGALMLVASMAGFSPLPYQAAYAATKSFVISYGRSLAYELRKAGVSITVFAPGGIATEMLSLSGLDRKFKAGDLGIMSAEACARIAVDAFVRRRELAIPGILNRFLATMFKVLPQGFLVGRSAAMYEGGLPKEPPAT; translated from the coding sequence ATGAATTTCCGAGGCCGCTGGGTGCTCATTACCGGCGCGTCGTCCGGCCTGGGGCTGGAGATGGCCCGCCTGCTCGCGAAGGAGCACGGCGCCCACATCATCGCCGTCGCCCGCCGCGAGGACCGGCTCACCGCGCTCAAGACGGAGCTCGAGTCCGCGCACGGTGTGCAGGTGCTGCCCCTGTCCGCGGACCTCACGAAGCCCGGTGACGCCGCGCGCGTCTTCGAGACCGCCACCTCGGGCCGCAGCGTCGACGGCGTCATCCTCAACGCTGGCATCACCTACTTCGGCCACGCGCTGGATCAGCCGCCCGAGTCCTTTGACGCGATGCTGGCCACCAACATCACGAGCGTGGTGCGCATGTCGCAGCTCTTCGGCGCGCACTTCGCGAAGCGGGAGGGGGGCGGGGCGCTGATGCTCGTGGCGAGCATGGCGGGCTTCTCGCCGCTGCCGTACCAGGCGGCCTACGCGGCGACGAAGTCATTCGTCATCAGCTACGGGCGCAGCCTGGCCTACGAGCTGCGCAAGGCCGGCGTGTCCATCACCGTCTTCGCACCGGGCGGCATCGCCACGGAGATGCTGTCGCTGTCCGGCCTGGACCGGAAGTTCAAGGCGGGGGACCTGGGCATCATGTCCGCGGAGGCCTGCGCCCGCATCGCCGTGGACGCCTTCGTCCGCCGCCGCGAGCTGGCCATCCCCGGCATCCTCAACCGCTTCCTTGCCACGATGTTCAAGGTGCTGCCCCAGGGCTTCCTCGTGGGGCGCTCCGCCGCCATGTACGAAGGCGGGCTCCCGAAGGAGCCGCCCGCGACCTGA